A single genomic interval of Astyanax mexicanus isolate ESR-SI-001 chromosome 4, AstMex3_surface, whole genome shotgun sequence harbors:
- the LOC103025803 gene encoding protein IWS1 homolog isoform X1, whose product MDGEDEVFSGSHPDDGSGTPVQDENALGSDAEEEMRGGSHHSEDEGSDREDAAPRGGDSGSEHEDGGGDGGSDSEAEHPRPADSDDDDSSPVKRRGSTSETEEQQKAQDSNSDEEPQKRPRRRMQSSDSGSESEGEKTKQRKRIESDEEEEKKDDEEDGVRKAAINSDSEDEEERKPREEEAGSDQDDEAPRRTIADSDDDEDEKPVKRKKAILSDSDDEEETKAVKKSRAVSDDDSDSDAGSEAPDKTVAAKLRELGSDSEEEDDRMKADTGKKDEKTLFGSDSDSDNNEEEKMIADIFGESGDEEGEEFTGFNQEELEVEKQQAKAGQKQVADDSDSDDDVDRGGKDTSFMSDFDIMLARKKAQSGKRKRHRDGGTFISDADDVVSAMITKMTEAAEEDRTLNSQKKPALKKLMLLPTVVMHLKKQDLKETFIDSGVMAAIKEWISPLPDKSLPALKIREELLKILQELPSVSQETLKMSGIGRAVMFLYKHPKESRPNKDLALKLINEWSRPIFGLSSNYKGMTREERQQRDLDQQIAPRRRLSEPQQVERAEEPDVFGPLSSGGQTPRRDLEKVLTGEEKALRPGDPGFCARARVPMPSNKDYVVRPKWNVESESSRGPVRKNLSRVDKQMRRFADIRRLTKPGHAVKISVEGNRMPL is encoded by the exons ATGGACGGTGAAGATGAAGTGTTTTCAGGGAGTCACCCAG atGACGGCAGTGGAACTCCTGTGCAGGACGAGAATGCGCTGGGGTCAGACGCTGAGGAGGAAATGAGAGGAGGGTCGCACCACTCTGAG GATGAAGGCAGTGACAGGGAAGATGCAGCTCCCCGTGGTGGAGACAGTGGATCAGAACATGAGGACGGTGGTGGAGATGGAGGCAGCGATTCCGAAGCAGAACATCCTCGTCCTGCCGACAGCGATGATGATGACAGCTCGCCAGTCAAACGCAGGGGGAGCACATCAGAGACAGAGGAGCAGCAGAAAGCTCAGGACAGCAATTCCGACGAGGAACCTCAGAAGAGGCCTCGGAGGAGAATGCAGAGCTCAGACTCGGGCAGCGAATCGGAAGGAGAGaaaaccaaacagaggaaaaGGATAGAGTCTGACGAGGAGGAAGAGAAAAAGGACGATGAAGAGGATGGAGTAAGGAAAGCAGCGATTAACTCAGAcagtgaggatgaggaggagaggaAGCCAAGAGAAGAAGAAGCAGGGAGTGATCAGGATGATGAAGCTCCTCGAAGGACGATAGCtgacagtgatgatgatgaagatgagaaACCAG TAAAGAGGAAGAAGGCTATTCTGTCTGACAGTGATGATGAGGAGGAAACAAAGG CTGTAAAGAAGAGCAGAGCAGTGTCTGATGATGACTCTGATAGTGATGCAGGCTCAGAAGCTCCAGATAAAACAGTGGCAGCGAAGCTGAGGGAGCTGGGCTCTGACAGTGAGGAGGAAGATGACAGGATGAAGGCAGATACAGGGAAAAAAGATGAGAAAACATTGTTCGGCAGTGACAGTGACTCTGACAACAATGAGGAGGA AAAAATGATAGCAGACATCTTTGGAGAGTCAGGAGATGAAGAAGGGGAGGAGTTTACg GGCTTTAACCAGGAGGAGTTGGAAGTAGAGAAGCAGCAGGCTAAGGCTGGACAGAAACAAGTGGCAGACGACTCTGATTCAGATGATGATGTGGACAGAGGTGGAAAAGA CACATCATTCATGTCTGATTTCGATATTATGCTGGCCCGTAAGAAGGCACAGAGTGGTAAACGTAAGCGGCATCGAGACGGTGGAACGTTCATTAGTGACGCAGATGATGTGGTCAGCGCCATGATTACGAAGATGACCGAAGCTGCAGAG GAGGATCGAACACTGAACAGTCAGAAGAAGCCGGCGCTGAAAAAGCTGATGCTTCTTCCTACAGTAGTGATGCATTTAAAGAA gCAGGATCTTAAGGAGACGTTTATTGACAGCGGTGTGATGGCAGCGATAAAGGAGTGGATCAGTCCACTGCCTGATAAAAGTCTTCCAGCCTTGAAAATTAGAGAGGAGCTGCTGAAGATTCTGCAAGAG TTACCCAGTGTGAGTCAGGAGACTCTGAAGATGAGTGGAATTGGGCGAGCTGTTATGTTCCTCTACAAACATCCCAAAGAGTCACGACCAAACAAGGACCTCGCTCTCAAGTTAATCA ATGAGTGGTCGCGGCCCATCTTTGGTTTGTCGTCTAATTATAAGGGCATGACTAGAGAGGAGCGGCAGCAGAGAGATTTGGATCAACAGATCGCCCCCCGCAGGAGGCTCAG CGAGCCTCAGCAGGTTGAGAGGGCGGAGGAACCCGACGTCTTTGGGCCTCTCAG TTCAGGTGGGCAGACTCCTCGAAGAGATTTGGAGAAGGTGTTGACAGGAGAAGAGAA AGCGCTGAGGCCGGGTGACCCTGGTTTTTGCGCGCGGGCGCGAGTGCCCATGCCTTCCAACAAGGACTACGTAGTGCGGCCCAAGTGGAACGTGGAGTCTGAATCCAGCCGG GGTCCTGTAAGGAAGAATTTATCACGTGTAGACAAACAGATGCGACGTTTCGCCGACATCCGTCGCCTCACGAAGCCGGGCCATGCGGTAAAGATCAGTGTCGAGGGCAACCGCATGCCCCTCTGA
- the LOC103025803 gene encoding protein IWS1 homolog isoform X3, translated as MDGEDEVFSGSHPDDGSGTPVQDENALGSDAEEEMRGGSHHSEDEGSDREDAAPRGGDSGSEHEDGGGDGGSDSEAEHPRPADSDDDDSSPVKRRGSTSETEEQQKAQDSNSDEEPQKRPRRRMQSSDSGSESEGEKTKQRKRIESDEEEEKKDDEEDGVRKAAINSDSEDEEERKPREEEAGSDQDDEAPRRTIADSDDDEDEKPVKRKKAILSDSDDEEETKAVKKSRAVSDDDSDSDAGSEAPDKTVAAKLRELGSDSEEEDDRMKADTGKKDEKTLFGSDSDSDNNEEEKMIADIFGESGDEEGEEFTGFNQEELEVEKQQAKAGQKQVADDSDSDDDVDRGGKDTSFMSDFDIMLARKKAQSGKRKRHRDGGTFISDADDVVSAMITKMTEAAEEDRTLNSQKKPALKKLMLLPTVVMHLKKQDLKETFIDSGVMAAIKEWISPLPDKSLPALKIREELLKILQELPSVSQETLKMSGIGRAVMFLYKHPKESRPNKDLALKLINEWSRPIFGLSSNYKGMTREERQQRDLDQQIAPRRRLSSGGQTPRRDLEKVLTGEEKALRPGDPGFCARARVPMPSNKDYVVRPKWNVESESSRGPVRKNLSRVDKQMRRFADIRRLTKPGHAVKISVEGNRMPL; from the exons ATGGACGGTGAAGATGAAGTGTTTTCAGGGAGTCACCCAG atGACGGCAGTGGAACTCCTGTGCAGGACGAGAATGCGCTGGGGTCAGACGCTGAGGAGGAAATGAGAGGAGGGTCGCACCACTCTGAG GATGAAGGCAGTGACAGGGAAGATGCAGCTCCCCGTGGTGGAGACAGTGGATCAGAACATGAGGACGGTGGTGGAGATGGAGGCAGCGATTCCGAAGCAGAACATCCTCGTCCTGCCGACAGCGATGATGATGACAGCTCGCCAGTCAAACGCAGGGGGAGCACATCAGAGACAGAGGAGCAGCAGAAAGCTCAGGACAGCAATTCCGACGAGGAACCTCAGAAGAGGCCTCGGAGGAGAATGCAGAGCTCAGACTCGGGCAGCGAATCGGAAGGAGAGaaaaccaaacagaggaaaaGGATAGAGTCTGACGAGGAGGAAGAGAAAAAGGACGATGAAGAGGATGGAGTAAGGAAAGCAGCGATTAACTCAGAcagtgaggatgaggaggagaggaAGCCAAGAGAAGAAGAAGCAGGGAGTGATCAGGATGATGAAGCTCCTCGAAGGACGATAGCtgacagtgatgatgatgaagatgagaaACCAG TAAAGAGGAAGAAGGCTATTCTGTCTGACAGTGATGATGAGGAGGAAACAAAGG CTGTAAAGAAGAGCAGAGCAGTGTCTGATGATGACTCTGATAGTGATGCAGGCTCAGAAGCTCCAGATAAAACAGTGGCAGCGAAGCTGAGGGAGCTGGGCTCTGACAGTGAGGAGGAAGATGACAGGATGAAGGCAGATACAGGGAAAAAAGATGAGAAAACATTGTTCGGCAGTGACAGTGACTCTGACAACAATGAGGAGGA AAAAATGATAGCAGACATCTTTGGAGAGTCAGGAGATGAAGAAGGGGAGGAGTTTACg GGCTTTAACCAGGAGGAGTTGGAAGTAGAGAAGCAGCAGGCTAAGGCTGGACAGAAACAAGTGGCAGACGACTCTGATTCAGATGATGATGTGGACAGAGGTGGAAAAGA CACATCATTCATGTCTGATTTCGATATTATGCTGGCCCGTAAGAAGGCACAGAGTGGTAAACGTAAGCGGCATCGAGACGGTGGAACGTTCATTAGTGACGCAGATGATGTGGTCAGCGCCATGATTACGAAGATGACCGAAGCTGCAGAG GAGGATCGAACACTGAACAGTCAGAAGAAGCCGGCGCTGAAAAAGCTGATGCTTCTTCCTACAGTAGTGATGCATTTAAAGAA gCAGGATCTTAAGGAGACGTTTATTGACAGCGGTGTGATGGCAGCGATAAAGGAGTGGATCAGTCCACTGCCTGATAAAAGTCTTCCAGCCTTGAAAATTAGAGAGGAGCTGCTGAAGATTCTGCAAGAG TTACCCAGTGTGAGTCAGGAGACTCTGAAGATGAGTGGAATTGGGCGAGCTGTTATGTTCCTCTACAAACATCCCAAAGAGTCACGACCAAACAAGGACCTCGCTCTCAAGTTAATCA ATGAGTGGTCGCGGCCCATCTTTGGTTTGTCGTCTAATTATAAGGGCATGACTAGAGAGGAGCGGCAGCAGAGAGATTTGGATCAACAGATCGCCCCCCGCAGGAGGCTCAG TTCAGGTGGGCAGACTCCTCGAAGAGATTTGGAGAAGGTGTTGACAGGAGAAGAGAA AGCGCTGAGGCCGGGTGACCCTGGTTTTTGCGCGCGGGCGCGAGTGCCCATGCCTTCCAACAAGGACTACGTAGTGCGGCCCAAGTGGAACGTGGAGTCTGAATCCAGCCGG GGTCCTGTAAGGAAGAATTTATCACGTGTAGACAAACAGATGCGACGTTTCGCCGACATCCGTCGCCTCACGAAGCCGGGCCATGCGGTAAAGATCAGTGTCGAGGGCAACCGCATGCCCCTCTGA
- the LOC103025803 gene encoding protein IWS1 homolog isoform X2, protein MDGEDEVFSGSHPDDGSGTPVQDENALGSDAEEEMRGGSHHSEDEGSDREDAAPRGGDSGSEHEDGGGDGGSDSEAEHPRPADSDDDDSSPVKRRGSTSETEEQQKAQDSNSDEEPQKRPRRRMQSSDSGSESEGEKTKQRKRIESDEEEEKKDDEEDGVRKAAINSDSEDEEERKPREEEAGSDQDDEAPRRTIADSDDDEDEKPVKRKKAILSDSDDEEETKAVKKSRAVSDDDSDSDAGSEAPDKTVAAKLRELGSDSEEEDDRMKADTGKKDEKTLFGSDSDSDNNEEEKMIADIFGESGDEEGEEFTGFNQEELEVEKQQAKAGQKQVADDSDSDDDVDRGGKDTSFMSDFDIMLARKKAQSGKRKRHRDGGTFISDADDVVSAMITKMTEAAEEDRTLNSQKKPALKKLMLLPTVVMHLKKQDLKETFIDSGVMAAIKEWISPLPDKSLPALKIREELLKILQELPSVSQETLKMSGIGRAVMFLYKHPKESRPNKDLALKLINEWSRPIFGLSSNYKGMTREERQQRDLDQQIAPRRRLSEPQQVERAEEPDVFGPLSSGGQTPRRDLEKVLTGEEKALRPGDPGFCARARVPMPSNKDYVVRPKWNVESESSRRGFKKGISRLEKHKRRFAEQRKQRRVQGAVKISVEGNRMPL, encoded by the exons ATGGACGGTGAAGATGAAGTGTTTTCAGGGAGTCACCCAG atGACGGCAGTGGAACTCCTGTGCAGGACGAGAATGCGCTGGGGTCAGACGCTGAGGAGGAAATGAGAGGAGGGTCGCACCACTCTGAG GATGAAGGCAGTGACAGGGAAGATGCAGCTCCCCGTGGTGGAGACAGTGGATCAGAACATGAGGACGGTGGTGGAGATGGAGGCAGCGATTCCGAAGCAGAACATCCTCGTCCTGCCGACAGCGATGATGATGACAGCTCGCCAGTCAAACGCAGGGGGAGCACATCAGAGACAGAGGAGCAGCAGAAAGCTCAGGACAGCAATTCCGACGAGGAACCTCAGAAGAGGCCTCGGAGGAGAATGCAGAGCTCAGACTCGGGCAGCGAATCGGAAGGAGAGaaaaccaaacagaggaaaaGGATAGAGTCTGACGAGGAGGAAGAGAAAAAGGACGATGAAGAGGATGGAGTAAGGAAAGCAGCGATTAACTCAGAcagtgaggatgaggaggagaggaAGCCAAGAGAAGAAGAAGCAGGGAGTGATCAGGATGATGAAGCTCCTCGAAGGACGATAGCtgacagtgatgatgatgaagatgagaaACCAG TAAAGAGGAAGAAGGCTATTCTGTCTGACAGTGATGATGAGGAGGAAACAAAGG CTGTAAAGAAGAGCAGAGCAGTGTCTGATGATGACTCTGATAGTGATGCAGGCTCAGAAGCTCCAGATAAAACAGTGGCAGCGAAGCTGAGGGAGCTGGGCTCTGACAGTGAGGAGGAAGATGACAGGATGAAGGCAGATACAGGGAAAAAAGATGAGAAAACATTGTTCGGCAGTGACAGTGACTCTGACAACAATGAGGAGGA AAAAATGATAGCAGACATCTTTGGAGAGTCAGGAGATGAAGAAGGGGAGGAGTTTACg GGCTTTAACCAGGAGGAGTTGGAAGTAGAGAAGCAGCAGGCTAAGGCTGGACAGAAACAAGTGGCAGACGACTCTGATTCAGATGATGATGTGGACAGAGGTGGAAAAGA CACATCATTCATGTCTGATTTCGATATTATGCTGGCCCGTAAGAAGGCACAGAGTGGTAAACGTAAGCGGCATCGAGACGGTGGAACGTTCATTAGTGACGCAGATGATGTGGTCAGCGCCATGATTACGAAGATGACCGAAGCTGCAGAG GAGGATCGAACACTGAACAGTCAGAAGAAGCCGGCGCTGAAAAAGCTGATGCTTCTTCCTACAGTAGTGATGCATTTAAAGAA gCAGGATCTTAAGGAGACGTTTATTGACAGCGGTGTGATGGCAGCGATAAAGGAGTGGATCAGTCCACTGCCTGATAAAAGTCTTCCAGCCTTGAAAATTAGAGAGGAGCTGCTGAAGATTCTGCAAGAG TTACCCAGTGTGAGTCAGGAGACTCTGAAGATGAGTGGAATTGGGCGAGCTGTTATGTTCCTCTACAAACATCCCAAAGAGTCACGACCAAACAAGGACCTCGCTCTCAAGTTAATCA ATGAGTGGTCGCGGCCCATCTTTGGTTTGTCGTCTAATTATAAGGGCATGACTAGAGAGGAGCGGCAGCAGAGAGATTTGGATCAACAGATCGCCCCCCGCAGGAGGCTCAG CGAGCCTCAGCAGGTTGAGAGGGCGGAGGAACCCGACGTCTTTGGGCCTCTCAG TTCAGGTGGGCAGACTCCTCGAAGAGATTTGGAGAAGGTGTTGACAGGAGAAGAGAA AGCGCTGAGGCCGGGTGACCCTGGTTTTTGCGCGCGGGCGCGAGTGCCCATGCCTTCCAACAAGGACTACGTAGTGCGGCCCAAGTGGAACGTGGAGTCTGAATCCAGCCGG AGAGGCTTTAAGAAGGGCATCAGTCGCCTGGAGAAGCACAAGCGGCGTTTCGCTGAACAGCGGAAACAGCGGCGTGTGCAGGGAGCTGTCAAAATCAGCGTGGAAGGAAACCGCATGCCCCTGTAG
- the cbln2a gene encoding cerebellin-2a — MLRLLALALLLLAARGASSAGLNDTEPVVLEGKCLVVCDSNPSGDGAGVASFGISVRAAGAKVAFSAVRGTNHEPSEMSNKSMTIYFDQVLVNIGNHFDLKASVFTAPRRGIYSFSFHVVKVYNRQTIQVNLMHNEYPIISAFAGDQDVTREAASNGVLLHLEREDRLYLKLERGNLMGGWKYSTFSGFLVFPL, encoded by the exons ATGCTCAGGCTGTTGGCgctcgcgctgctgctgctggcggcTCGGGGGGCTTCCTCCGCGGGGCTGAACGACACTGAGCCGGTGGTCTTGGAGGGAAAATGTCTGGTGGTCTGCGACTCCAACCCGTCCGGGGACGGCGCGGGGGTCGCGAGCTTCGGGATATCGGTGCGCGCCGCCGGAGCAAAGGTGGCGTTCTCCGCGGTGAGGGGGACCAACCACGAGCCGTCCGAGATGAGCAACAAGTCCATGACCATCTACTTCGACCAG GTGCTCGTGAACATCGGGAACCATTTCGACCTGAAGGCGAGTGTGTTCACAGCGCCGCGGAGAGGAATCTACAGCTTCAGCTTCCATGTGGTGAAGGTTTACAACAGACAGACCATTCAG GTGAATCTGATGCACAATGAATACCCCATAATCTCAGCCTTCGCGGGTGATCAGGATGTGACTCGTGAGGCGGCGAGTAACGGCGTTCTGCTGCACCTGGAGCGCGAGGACAGGCTCTATCTGAAGCTGGAGCGAGGGAATCTGATGGGTGGATGGAAATACTCCACTTTCTCTGGCTTCCTGGTGTTTCCACTCTAG